Proteins encoded together in one Buchnera aphidicola (Takecallis taiwana) window:
- the gltX gene encoding glutamate--tRNA ligase, translating into MNIKTRFAPSSTGCLHIGSVRTALYSWLFAQHYNGSFILRIEDTDIKRSNNQYIDNIIKTLKWLGIFWDEGPYLQSDRLTIYKNKINELLDSGHAYRCYCSIDRLKKLRLKQILHGYKPNYDRKCRDKKRLILNNQDYVVRFKNPVTDQVIFHDQIRGKIIFNNSELDDLVIQRRNGMPTYNFCVVIDDLDMNITHVIRGEDHINNTPRQINILKALNAYIPNYAHVSMVINPDKSNFSKRKNACDVLEYKEKGFLKEAILNYLLRLGWSYQNQEIFDINEIKKIFSIRNISKSPSEFNLKKLLWFNSYYLNKLPIDCMFINQLKKYLIKLNIQYNQDINIIKVIELMRSRCSTLQELAVKSRFFFDDIINIDAKLMKKYFFKQYNVILQFIYDTLYSLKFWNAESIIYSLKSIAMEFSILLKNIFMSLRIAITGSDQSPNISVIMEILGKERTLCRMKKLLKIAKDMFD; encoded by the coding sequence ATGAATATTAAAACTAGATTTGCACCAAGTTCAACAGGTTGTTTACATATTGGTAGTGTAAGAACAGCGTTATATTCGTGGTTATTTGCACAACATTATAACGGATCGTTTATATTACGTATTGAAGATACTGATATTAAACGATCAAATAATCAATATATTGATAATATTATAAAAACATTAAAATGGTTAGGTATTTTTTGGGATGAAGGTCCTTATTTACAGAGTGATAGATTAACAATATATAAAAATAAAATCAACGAATTGTTAGATTCAGGACATGCATATAGGTGTTATTGTTCCATAGATCGATTAAAAAAATTAAGGTTAAAACAAATTTTACATGGATATAAACCAAATTATGATCGCAAGTGTAGGGATAAAAAAAGGTTGATTCTTAATAATCAAGATTATGTTGTACGTTTTAAGAATCCTGTAACAGATCAAGTGATTTTTCATGATCAAATTAGGGGTAAAATTATTTTTAATAATTCTGAGTTAGATGATTTAGTGATTCAACGTCGTAATGGTATGCCAACTTATAATTTTTGTGTTGTAATAGATGATTTAGATATGAATATTACACATGTTATTAGAGGTGAAGATCATATTAATAATACTCCCAGACAAATTAATATTTTAAAAGCGTTAAACGCGTATATTCCAAATTATGCACATGTATCTATGGTGATTAACCCTGATAAAAGTAATTTTTCTAAACGAAAGAACGCGTGTGATGTTTTAGAATATAAAGAAAAAGGCTTCTTAAAAGAAGCGATATTAAATTATCTATTAAGATTAGGTTGGTCATATCAAAATCAAGAAATTTTTGATATTAATGAAATAAAAAAAATATTTTCTATAAGAAATATTAGTAAATCGCCCAGTGAATTTAATTTGAAAAAATTATTATGGTTTAATAGTTATTATTTAAATAAATTGCCTATTGATTGTATGTTCATTAATCAATTAAAAAAATATTTAATAAAATTAAATATTCAATATAATCAAGACATTAATATTATTAAAGTTATTGAATTAATGCGTAGCAGATGCAGTACTTTACAAGAATTAGCTGTAAAATCCCGATTTTTTTTTGATGATATCATAAATATTGATGCTAAATTAATGAAAAAATATTTTTTCAAACAATATAATGTAATATTACAATTTATATATGATACATTATATAGTTTAAAATTTTGGAATGCAGAAAGTATTATTTATTCTTTGAAAAGTATTGCAATGGAATTTTCTATTTTATTGAAAAATATATTTATGTCATTACGTATTGCTATTACAGGTTCGGATCAATCTCCTAATATTAGTGTAATTATGGAAATTCTTGGAAAAGAAAGGACATTATGTAGAATGAAAAAATTATTAAAAATCGCTAAAGATATGTTTGATTAA
- the fliF gene encoding flagellar basal-body MS-ring/collar protein FliF codes for MHVNHINHSNPEKIQSNMNFKNSSRNYFNVLLLILFLFFSIFFISSFFSHHVQYQLVCNHLSDEDSVLIISNLVRMKIPYRYVVTSGELLVPQDLVQKVHVMLLSEGLPKPKSIGFELLDQEKFGISPFNVQLNYQRALEGELSRSIQKIHIIRTAQVHLAFPKLSSFSNKNLLPSAAVILGLKHGKYLNFEQCRAITALIAASVPALLPNNVVIVDECGHFLNKHSKLFFDIGVLQKNTIQSIEKDCYQRITYILQSIVKLKNFNLQLKITQKNDIHDYKMKFYFNHSKKLIIGNTHDFLSSIFFHKPNNVPIQNTIRYQASVLLFIHSVQHEKNQLASLDQLEIKNIRYILLNVLDYLNIKCMYMKIINTNFLNNNNVVIVHNSIFSFIKHIPNYLLLMILLFLFFVIFKALYTFFLKILKLIIKIQ; via the coding sequence ATGCATGTTAATCATATCAATCATTCAAATCCAGAAAAAATACAATCTAATATGAATTTTAAAAATTCTAGTCGGAATTATTTTAATGTATTATTATTAATATTATTTTTATTTTTTTCTATATTTTTTATATCATCTTTCTTTTCACATCATGTACAGTATCAGTTAGTTTGTAATCATCTTTCGGATGAAGATAGTGTATTAATTATTTCTAATCTTGTAAGAATGAAAATACCATACCGTTATGTTGTTACTTCTGGTGAATTATTAGTACCCCAAGATTTAGTTCAAAAAGTGCATGTTATGTTATTATCAGAAGGTTTACCTAAACCAAAAAGTATTGGTTTTGAACTATTGGATCAAGAAAAATTTGGTATTAGTCCTTTTAATGTACAATTAAATTATCAACGTGCTTTAGAAGGGGAATTATCACGGTCTATTCAAAAGATTCATATAATTAGAACAGCACAAGTACATCTTGCATTTCCAAAATTATCATCATTTTCAAATAAAAATCTACTTCCTTCTGCTGCTGTTATTCTTGGTTTGAAACATGGTAAGTATTTAAATTTTGAACAGTGTCGAGCAATTACTGCTTTAATTGCTGCGAGTGTACCGGCATTATTACCTAATAATGTTGTTATAGTAGATGAATGCGGTCATTTTTTAAATAAACATAGTAAATTATTTTTTGATATTGGTGTGTTACAAAAAAATACAATACAATCTATAGAAAAAGATTGTTATCAACGGATAACATATATATTACAATCAATAGTAAAATTAAAAAACTTTAATTTACAGTTAAAAATAACACAAAAAAACGATATACATGACTATAAAATGAAATTTTATTTTAATCATAGTAAAAAATTGATTATTGGAAATACGCATGATTTTTTATCATCTATATTTTTTCATAAACCAAACAACGTTCCTATTCAGAATACTATTCGATATCAAGCATCCGTCTTATTATTTATACATTCCGTACAGCATGAAAAAAATCAATTAGCATCATTAGATCAGTTAGAAATTAAAAATATTAGATATATATTATTAAATGTATTAGATTATTTGAATATTAAATGTATGTATATGAAGATTATTAATACGAATTTTTTAAATAATAACAATGTTGTTATTGTTCATAATTCTATTTTTAGTTTTATAAAACATATACCGAATTATCTGTTATTAATGATATTGCTATTTTTATTTTTCGTAATTTTTAAAGCTCTATATACTTTTTTTTTAAAAATATTAAAATTAATAATAAAAATCCAGTAG
- the fliP gene encoding flagellar type III secretion system pore protein FliP (The bacterial flagellar biogenesis protein FliP forms a type III secretion system (T3SS)-type pore required for flagellar assembly.) produces the protein MKDIFGLFNQKIFYNNNFFFKTIIVLFLILWIIKIISFVAVKNNHTLIQVITQKKIDSNNKIFILDISGVRLILGSTLYNIRTLYTLPISDDNKKNIVQNYIENSKLSLCKNIIYKLFFFLILCCYSSNAYAAEFSELTKHIFFNNISHWSCSSQIVLLTCIVTLVSALIIMTTSFTRIIIVLSLLRNALGIPTLPPNQLLMGISFCLTCYVMYPTYHRIYQEAYIPFYTHHIQIDDIFIKLLQPIYDFMLHQTRRSDLLVFSQLSHLPLPDNDHTIPIQILLPSFITSELKTAFQIGFTIFIPFLMIDLFITTILMSLGMTMISPNTISLPVKLILFVLVDGWQLIFSSLINSFY, from the coding sequence ATGAAAGATATCTTTGGTTTATTTAATCAAAAAATTTTTTATAATAATAATTTTTTTTTCAAGACGATAATAGTTTTGTTTTTAATATTATGGATTATAAAAATTATTAGTTTTGTTGCTGTGAAAAATAATCATACATTGATTCAGGTGATTACTCAAAAAAAAATTGATTCAAATAATAAAATTTTTATCTTGGATATTAGTGGTGTTAGATTGATCTTAGGATCAACATTATATAATATTCGTACTTTATATACTTTACCAATTTCAGATGATAATAAAAAAAATATTGTGCAAAATTACATTGAAAATTCTAAATTATCGTTATGTAAAAATATCATATATAAGTTATTTTTTTTTTTAATATTATGCTGTTATAGTTCTAATGCATATGCTGCAGAATTTTCGGAATTAACTAAACATATTTTTTTCAATAATATATCTCATTGGTCTTGTTCTAGTCAAATTGTATTATTAACATGTATTGTAACATTAGTATCAGCACTTATTATCATGACCACTAGTTTTACGAGAATTATTATTGTATTAAGTTTATTACGAAATGCATTAGGTATACCAACTTTACCGCCTAATCAATTACTGATGGGTATATCATTTTGCTTAACATGTTATGTTATGTATCCTACATATCATAGAATATATCAAGAAGCATATATACCATTTTATACGCATCATATTCAAATTGATGATATTTTTATAAAATTATTACAACCTATTTATGATTTTATGTTACATCAAACACGTCGATCGGATTTATTAGTTTTTTCTCAATTATCACATCTTCCGTTACCCGATAATGATCATACTATACCAATACAAATATTACTACCATCATTTATTACTAGTGAATTAAAAACTGCATTCCAAATCGGATTTACGATTTTTATACCATTTCTAATGATTGATTTATTTATTACCACGATATTAATGTCATTAGGTATGACGATGATTTCTCCAAATACTATTTCATTACCAGTTAAACTGATATTATTTGTATTAGTTGATGGATGGCAGTTAATTTTTTCTTCTTTAATAAATAGTTTTTATTAA
- a CDS encoding flagellar biosynthetic protein FliQ: MQSIFIETLFYESFKVLFFLSLPIFSSVFLISLIMNVLQIITSIHEQTLSVIPKIITVFLVFTFFGTWMVNLITHYMDYVFRHVAFAIFYSY; this comes from the coding sequence ATGCAATCTATTTTTATAGAAACATTATTTTATGAATCTTTTAAAGTATTATTTTTTTTGTCATTGCCAATATTTTCATCTGTTTTCTTAATTAGTTTGATTATGAATGTTTTACAAATAATTACATCTATTCATGAACAAACATTGTCTGTGATTCCAAAAATTATAACTGTATTTTTAGTATTTACATTTTTTGGAACATGGATGGTAAATTTAATTACTCATTATATGGATTATGTATTTAGACATGTTGCATTTGCTATTTTTTATTCATATTAA
- a CDS encoding flagellar biosynthetic protein FliR, with the protein MYNNIIVLNHLIFIFFRVLSIIYTAPIVGSSVVSRKLKFFLSCLLSILIFFIIPCAKIKLLSCHGLVTLIEQIIIGMSIGFSIKLIVFFIIVSGEIVSLQIGLYNIINTDDTVYLESTIITQIFNIFLLLLCLYYDGHLYIIIFIVKSFYLFPLYSTVFDMKFVLIFIKLLHASFLNGLIFVLPIIILFFLFYILIGVFFRLSTNISTVFVNLSLLYFIIIFFLFFSSSIFFYNLTFILKKIIHLLYILFL; encoded by the coding sequence ATGTATAATAATATTATAGTATTAAATCATTTAATATTTATTTTTTTTAGAGTATTATCAATAATATATACGGCGCCTATTGTTGGTAGTTCTGTTGTAAGTCGTAAATTAAAATTTTTTTTATCGTGTCTATTAAGTATACTTATTTTTTTTATCATACCCTGTGCAAAAATAAAATTATTGTCATGTCATGGTTTAGTAACATTGATAGAGCAAATTATTATTGGTATGTCTATTGGTTTTTCGATAAAATTAATAGTATTTTTTATTATTGTTTCTGGAGAAATTGTTAGTTTACAAATTGGGTTGTATAATATTATTAATACTGATGATACTGTTTATTTAGAAAGTACTATAATTACGCAAATATTTAATATTTTTTTATTATTATTATGTTTGTACTATGATGGACATTTATATATAATAATTTTTATTGTTAAAAGTTTTTATTTATTTCCGTTATATAGTACAGTATTTGATATGAAATTTGTGTTAATTTTTATTAAATTATTACATGCATCTTTTTTAAATGGTTTAATTTTTGTACTACCAATCATTATCTTATTTTTTTTATTTTATATTCTCATTGGAGTATTTTTTAGATTATCAACTAATATTTCAACTGTTTTTGTAAATTTATCGTTATTATATTTTATAATAATATTTTTTTTATTTTTTTCAAGTTCAATATTTTTTTATAATTTAACATTTATATTAAAAAAAATTATTCATTTATTATATATATTATTTTTGTAA
- the rpmG gene encoding 50S ribosomal protein L33 yields MAKSSREKIKLLSSSGTKHFYTTTKNKKANQKKIQLKKYDPVIRKHVLYHEKKIK; encoded by the coding sequence ATGGCCAAAAGCTCAAGAGAAAAAATTAAATTATTATCCTCTTCAGGGACCAAACATTTTTATACTACTACTAAAAATAAAAAAGCTAACCAAAAAAAAATTCAATTAAAAAAATATGATCCCGTTATTAGAAAACATGTTTTATACCACGAAAAAAAAATTAAATAA
- the rpmB gene encoding 50S ribosomal protein L28 translates to MSKICMITKKKPMFGNNRSHALNASKKKFFPNLQYHKLWIPKEKKFIKIRISTKGLRIINKKGIEQVFHLYMKNRKNHGQKLKRKN, encoded by the coding sequence ATGTCTAAAATTTGCATGATTACTAAAAAAAAACCAATGTTTGGTAATAATAGATCACATGCATTAAATGCATCAAAAAAAAAATTTTTTCCTAATTTACAATATCATAAATTATGGATACCAAAAGAAAAAAAATTTATTAAAATCCGTATTTCAACTAAAGGATTAAGAATAATTAATAAAAAAGGTATCGAACAAGTATTTCATCTATATATGAAAAATCGGAAAAATCATGGCCAAAAGCTCAAGAGAAAAAATTAA
- the ppa gene encoding inorganic diphosphatase codes for MNLKNVPSGINIPNDIYVIIEIPYHSYPIKYEIDKETQNLFVDRFLPTAMLYPCNYGYINNTLSDDKDPLDVLIPIPYKLQYGCIIQCKPIGVLKMIDESGSDSKIIALPHNNISSEYQHINNINDISNSFKQQIIHFFQHYKDLEKNKWVKIIGFEDTQSAQQEIIKSIKNFLKTNNLNINDNI; via the coding sequence ATGAATTTAAAAAATGTACCTTCAGGGATAAATATTCCAAATGATATATATGTTATTATTGAAATACCATATCATTCATATCCTATAAAATATGAAATAGATAAAGAAACACAAAATTTATTTGTTGATCGTTTTTTACCAACCGCTATGCTATACCCCTGTAATTATGGTTATATAAATAATACCCTATCAGATGATAAAGATCCGTTAGATGTTTTAATTCCTATTCCATACAAACTACAATATGGTTGTATTATTCAATGTAAACCAATAGGAGTATTAAAAATGATTGATGAATCTGGATCAGATTCTAAAATTATTGCTCTACCACATAATAATATTTCTAGTGAGTATCAACACATAAATAATATTAATGATATATCTAATAGTTTTAAACAACAAATTATACATTTTTTTCAACATTATAAAGATTTAGAGAAAAATAAATGGGTGAAAATTATTGGTTTTGAAGATACCCAATCCGCACAACAAGAAATTATAAAATCAATAAAAAATTTTTTAAAAACAAACAACCTTAATATCAATGATAATATATGA
- the rsmI gene encoding 16S rRNA (cytidine(1402)-2'-O)-methyltransferase produces the protein MNINKIKTRILYVVATPIGNIKDITYRAIHILKTVQLIAAEDTRHTQNLLNHFNITTKMISLHKYNEHKITNKIIFLLNTKNIALVSNAGTPAIHDPGYILIHACHKENITVIPIPGPCALIAALSASGLPGDNFYYKGFLPKTTLSRKKILLHIQNIKETIIFYESCHRILYSIQDIVSYLGENRIIVLVKEITKIWERIKYGKAVDILTWLKKDDLRQKGEMVIIISGMNNHNNIIPIKVQRTLSILIKTLKMKQAIQLTALIHKIHKNQIYNYAIKKFLHDKK, from the coding sequence ATGAATATTAATAAAATCAAAACCAGAATATTATACGTTGTTGCTACTCCAATTGGCAATATAAAAGATATTACATACCGAGCAATACATATATTAAAAACAGTACAATTAATTGCGGCAGAAGATACCAGGCATACACAAAATTTATTAAATCACTTTAATATTACAACAAAAATGATATCGTTACATAAATATAACGAACATAAAATTACTAATAAAATTATTTTTTTATTAAATACAAAAAATATCGCTTTAGTATCTAATGCTGGAACACCAGCAATTCATGATCCAGGATATATATTAATACACGCCTGTCATAAAGAAAATATAACAGTCATACCTATTCCAGGCCCATGCGCTCTCATTGCTGCATTAAGCGCATCAGGGTTACCAGGAGATAATTTTTATTATAAGGGCTTTTTACCAAAAACAACATTATCAAGAAAAAAAATTTTATTACATATCCAAAATATAAAAGAAACAATTATATTTTATGAATCATGTCATAGAATTTTATATAGTATACAAGATATTGTAAGTTATCTAGGAGAAAATCGGATCATTGTGTTAGTGAAAGAAATCACAAAAATATGGGAAAGAATCAAATACGGAAAAGCCGTAGATATATTAACGTGGTTAAAAAAAGATGATTTAAGACAAAAAGGAGAAATGGTTATCATTATTAGTGGCATGAATAATCATAACAATATCATACCTATAAAAGTTCAACGAACTTTGTCGATTTTAATTAAAACATTAAAAATGAAACAAGCAATACAACTGACTGCGTTAATTCATAAAATACATAAAAATCAAATATATAATTATGCTATAAAAAAATTTTTACATGACAAAAAATAA
- a CDS encoding beta-ketoacyl synthase N-terminal-like domain-containing protein: MKRVVITGLGIISSIGNNKKKVLSSLQNSKSGIIFSRQMKEFGIKSNIWGALCVNIEKIDRTILKFMNRASIYTYFAMKQAIRDSCLNSDVYQKNYRVGIITGSGCNVVEKNAICMKKKQNLYSIIQNMPSNISACLSTFYNIYGISNSLSAACATSLNCINYAVELIQYGKQDIIFAGGAEELTCELAAKFDIMNALSVKYNFNPSQASRPYDINRDGFVISGGSGILVLEELEHARSRKARIYAEVIGFGSASDGLNMIRPSGLGLVKAMKIALYNADNIIINYINTHGTSTKVGDFIELKAIKQVFRKFIPYLSSTKSMTGHSLGASGVHEIIYVILMMYNNFIAPNINIDCLAPFAKNMNIVTRMKPYNIMVAMSNSCGFGGINSSIILKKYL; the protein is encoded by the coding sequence GTGAAGAGGGTTGTGATTACAGGTTTAGGTATTATTTCCAGTATTGGTAATAATAAAAAAAAAGTTTTATCTTCTCTACAGAATAGTAAGTCAGGTATTATATTTTCTCGTCAAATGAAAGAATTTGGTATAAAAAGCAACATTTGGGGAGCATTATGTGTAAATATTGAAAAAATTGATCGTACTATATTAAAGTTTATGAATCGTGCATCAATTTATACGTATTTTGCTATGAAACAAGCTATACGTGACTCTTGTTTAAATAGTGATGTATATCAAAAAAATTATCGTGTTGGTATAATTACAGGTTCTGGATGTAATGTTGTTGAAAAAAATGCTATATGTATGAAGAAAAAACAGAATTTATATTCCATTATTCAAAATATGCCGTCAAATATTTCTGCATGTTTATCAACTTTTTATAATATTTATGGTATTAGTAATTCCTTAAGTGCAGCTTGTGCTACATCATTAAATTGTATTAATTATGCTGTTGAATTAATTCAATATGGTAAGCAAGATATAATTTTTGCTGGAGGGGCAGAAGAATTAACTTGTGAGTTGGCTGCTAAATTTGATATAATGAATGCATTATCTGTAAAATATAATTTTAATCCTAGTCAAGCTTCACGTCCGTATGATATTAATCGTGATGGTTTTGTTATTTCTGGAGGATCTGGTATTTTAGTTTTAGAAGAATTAGAACATGCACGGTCTAGAAAAGCACGTATTTATGCTGAAGTTATTGGTTTTGGTTCTGCATCAGATGGTTTAAATATGATTAGACCTTCTGGATTAGGTTTAGTGAAAGCAATGAAAATTGCACTCTATAATGCAGATAATATAATTATTAATTATATTAATACGCATGGTACATCTACTAAGGTCGGTGATTTTATTGAATTAAAGGCCATCAAACAAGTGTTTAGAAAATTTATTCCATATCTTTCTTCAACTAAATCCATGACTGGTCATTCATTAGGGGCATCTGGAGTACACGAAATTATTTATGTAATTTTAATGATGTATAATAATTTTATCGCCCCTAATATTAATATAGATTGTTTAGCTCCATTTGCAAAAAATATGAATATTGTGACTCGCATGAAACCATATAATATTATGGTAGCGATGTCAAATAGTTGTGGTTTTGGTGGCATAAATTCATCTATAATATTAAAAAAATATCTTTAA
- the tal gene encoding transaldolase codes for MNQLNELKKFTTIVADSGNVHEIIKYKPMDATTNPSLILKTILIPQYKDLVIDAISYGKKNGSSEKDKISQASDKILVNIGSEILKYIPGRVSSEIDARISFNKELCILKAKKIVNMYEDLGVSRSKILIKLAATWECIQAAQSLEKENINCNLTLLFSFAQAKACAESGVFLISPFVGRIYDWYYENNLIKKYNPMNDPGVLSVKKIYQYYKKHNYRTIIMGASFRNVDQILELAGCDYLTISPVLLEKLQNSRGTVIRRLVPNNINITSSSVLTESNFRWEHNQDRMAVEKLSDGIRQFSADQEKLEQILSSMF; via the coding sequence ATGAATCAATTGAATGAATTAAAAAAATTTACTACGATTGTTGCAGATAGTGGAAATGTACATGAAATTATTAAATATAAACCAATGGATGCCACAACAAATCCATCATTAATTTTAAAAACTATTTTAATTCCACAGTATAAAGATTTAGTAATAGATGCTATTAGTTATGGAAAAAAAAACGGATCTTCTGAAAAAGATAAAATTTCACAAGCAAGTGATAAAATTTTAGTTAATATTGGTTCAGAAATTTTAAAATATATTCCGGGAAGAGTATCAAGTGAAATAGATGCTCGTATTTCTTTTAATAAAGAATTATGTATTTTAAAGGCTAAAAAAATTGTAAATATGTATGAAGATTTAGGTGTATCACGTTCGAAAATATTAATTAAGTTAGCTGCAACATGGGAGTGTATTCAAGCGGCACAATCTTTAGAAAAAGAGAATATTAATTGCAATTTAACATTATTATTTTCATTTGCCCAAGCTAAAGCGTGCGCTGAATCAGGTGTATTTTTAATTTCTCCTTTTGTTGGTAGAATATATGATTGGTATTATGAAAATAACTTAATTAAAAAATATAATCCTATGAATGACCCTGGTGTATTATCTGTAAAAAAAATATATCAATATTATAAAAAACATAATTATCGTACTATTATTATGGGAGCAAGTTTCCGTAATGTGGATCAGATTTTAGAACTTGCTGGTTGTGATTATCTTACAATTTCTCCTGTATTATTAGAAAAACTACAAAATAGCCGTGGTACAGTAATAAGAAGGTTAGTTCCTAATAATATCAATATAACATCTTCATCGGTTTTAACTGAATCTAATTTTAGGTGGGAACATAATCAAGATCGTATGGCTGTAGAAAAGTTATCAGATGGAATACGTCAGTTTAGTGCTGATCAGGAAAAATTAGAACAAATATTATCTTCGATGTTTTAA